In Montipora capricornis isolate CH-2021 chromosome 4, ASM3666992v2, whole genome shotgun sequence, a single genomic region encodes these proteins:
- the LOC138047266 gene encoding prostaglandin E2 receptor EP4 subtype-like: MQGEFRLTVDAVLFYILSITGILANAFAILASAKLLHSQPQSPNVFVLGLSSVDLITITLFSIPSWLFYTNGQWMGGQQLCDFQGFVFLFSTLYSAFLAMSMAVDRCVAVTRPFFHRRTMTVNKAKLLLFVTITCSFVFSVFPICRFGSFARNLRGSFCMVNWFPKSASDRTFCVVYAILGGLPAIVVLCCNLIVIWELFRTKKRRVSVTNVVIPGISRRCAKLKPKTAAVERDDTETQFSRTMGLISVVYLFGWIPFTVRLIGNAFYDWQNMSADLIVCCLLLLNLIADPFMYVLMRKQYRKVLKMMLTCRCNSRGNRVAPMANTSLHPSISSASLQAFCFTMSDEQQLNDLRETLQRTFSHPAGNSHSKQ, from the exons ATGCAGGGGGAATTTCGTCTGACTGTAGACGCCGTACTTTTCTACATACTATCAATAACGGGAATTTTAGCAAACGCGTTTGCTATACTTGCTTCAGCCAAACTGTTACACTCGCAGCCTCAAAGCCCGAATGTTTTTGTATTGGGATTGTCTTCTGTTGATCTCATTACGATTACTCTATTCTCAATACCATCCTGGTTATTTTATACAAACGGGCAATGGATGGGCGGGCAACAACTTTGCGACTTTCAAGGatttgtgtttttgttctcCACACTCTATTCAGCGTTTCTCGCAATGTCAATGGCGGTAGATCGTTGTGTAGCCGTAACTAGGCCGTTCTTTCACCGCAGAACTATGACCGTCAACAAAGCAAAACTTCTTCTGTTTGTAACCATCACATGTTCTTTTGTCTTCTCTGTCTTCCCGATCTGTCGGTTTGGCAGTTTCGCACGAAACTTACGAGGATCTTTTTGCATGGTAAACTGGTTTCCAAAAAGCGCGTCGGATCGCACGTTCTGCGTTGTCTACGCCATACTCGGAGGATTACCCGCCATCGTGGTGTTGTGCTGTAACTTAATAGTTATTTGGGAACTTTTCAGGACCAAGAAAAGGCGCGTTTCTGTCACAAACGTGGTTATTCCAGGGATCAGTAGACGCTGCGCTAAGCTAAAGCCAAAAACGGCGGCCGTCGAACGCGACGATACGGAAACACAATTCTCCAGAACAATGGGCTTAATTTCAGTAGTGTACCTCTTCGGATGGATTCCGTTCACG GTCCGTCTCATCGGAAATGCTTTCTACGACTGGCAAAACATGTCCGCTGACCTCATAGTATGCTGCCTTCTTCTATTAAACCTCATAGCTGACCCATTTATGTATGTTCTAATGAGAAAGCAATACCGTAAAGTGCTTAAGATGATGCTCACGTGCAGATGTAACAGCAGAGGAAATCGAGTCGCACCAATGGCCAATACGAG TCTTCATCCTAGTATATCATCAGCCAGTTTACAAGCCTTCTGTTTCACGATGAGCGATGAACAACAGCTGAATGATTTACGAGAGACGTTGCAAAGAACATTTTCGCATCCCGCAGGCAATTCGCACTCAAAACAATGA